AAATGAAGGTTTAGGAAGAGTCGATCATTACAAACCTATCTTGCGAGTGTTAGGATTATTAGTATGGAGCTGCATAATGAGATGGATAGTACGGAGACTAAAGCTTTGATTACAAGAAGATAGAGCCTTTTGCAGCTCCTTGTCATCAACGAATCCACTTTTGTCCTGATCAACCATTTTAAAACATTTCACAATTTCAGGATTAGTCCCTTTTGGGAAAGCAGACGGTAACATCGCCGAGAAAGGACTCAACATTCCATGCTGTTGCTTATTACTATTAGTACGAACATAGCCGCCAATGCTAGGGAGTTGAACTTGCTGGAACTTAGCAGTAAGTTCGACACATTCTTGATCACTGTTACTGTAGTAGTTACGCTCAGAGACTTGTGGGTAAGATTGCTGTCTATTACTGTAGTAATAAGAACCATAATTGTCGCTGAAATCCCCATCATATGGTTGAGCACCATAGTAAACATGTTGCCGATGTGAAGAGTATCCTCCATAAGCCATTATATCTGAAGAAACAAGATAGAGAGAAAGGGTGTATGTACTATGGGCTTTTGAGTTTTGAGCGCTTGTGGAAATGAAGATTAAACCAATGGGTTTTATAGCGAACAGCTGGGTGAAGATAAGTCTTCAGAATTACGCTAGAATGCCTTCATTTGTGATGAACACGAATTTTATAGAGGTATATTCTGATTCTACAAACTTTCGGTATTTTTTCTTTCAGTCGTACTATCAGCATCTGAACATGCTCCGTCTTACAAATCTTCCTGTAGGATCTAATGGCTCATCATGTTTTCAGCTGGAATCAGAATTTTCTTTATATAGATATAGTGAGATGATAAAATAGAATAACATtctatctaactcctttaaaatcctaagctccttaggctccacgttgaacggtgaccctCACCCTCAAACAGAATTGCTCCGTTTCACTTTTCCCTAAAGGGGAGAAAAACAAGGCTTTTTCTcacaaaataaagaaatttttttatttatatccgtgaaaaaaaaatcgaaaacgaAAACATAGAAAAGCCGAAGAAGAAAACCTTATCGCGATCCAAATCTCTCAAGCCGTACCCAAAAATCGTCTCTACATCTTCGacgagagaagaaagaagaagaaaaacccgTTGCTGTTATAAATTGAAGTTAGGGGACCATTCTGATGAAGAATCACAAAACcaggtaatttagggtttctttaatTAACTCTGTATAATTAGATGGGTTTATAATTTGATCAAATTATGATGGGTTTGCTCTTGATTGAAGTATAATTAGATGTATCGGGCTCAATTTAAGTTTCTTTAAGAATTGGGTGAAGGGTTTTTTTTTGGTTCGACTGCAATCTCTTCGCCAGGTCTTTGAAGCGAAATTTGAAGAATCCCTGATGATATCTCCGATTTTCGTTTTTGGGGCAGGTTTcaaaaagaaccctaatttatttTATCCAATTTTTAATCCCTAATTTTATTTTGGTGATATAATATGAGTAATTTTTGgttgtttctttgttttcaatATTAGATCATTGGTGTGTTGCTTCATTGAAGATATTGTCTTTTAAGGTATATCACTTTTCTCTTTACTTCTCTGCTTTTCAGTTTTTCAATTCTAAATTCTGTATAGAGTGGTAAAGTAAGCACGATTGGAGATCTTTTATATGTTATTTGGCCTTCAATTGATTTGAAATCTGTATAGACAGACATCACTTGAAATTCAACCTGGTGAGTCCCCCTCATTTGCATTCGTTAGATGCCATGTGATTCTTCTTTATGGAACTGGATTCGACCCAATGACATCCCTTAAGCTTGACACAAAATTACATCGGTTAGCTTCAATCTGTTTAGGTGGTTTAATTTGTAGGATATTTGTAGGATAGTAAGATTAAATAGTAAGACTAAACCAGTTACAAGTATAATAAATTTGAGACTTTACACTTTGATGGATGATTCTTTAGATAACTGACGGCATGCCATTCTATGAAACGATACCGTTTGCTTTGATTGATTTTTGAATGCTAATTTGAATTAGTACAAGTGCAGGATCCGTTTGCATACAAGCATATTTTCCCGTCTATGTTGGATGTCGGATTTTCTTTTATCGGGATACCTTGGTTGGTATTATTGCAGTCTCAGTACGTATACATTAACTCTTTGTTTTTCATTGGCACCAGGCTCTATCTTTCCCCATATTTGGCAGGtgttttgattgattgaatttcatACCATCCAAAGAATAGATGATACCGGATGTCGAGGCCTTCTATTTGAAACTCAAAGCAGTGGCAGTCCCAAAATGTTACAGTGATAATTTCTTGGCAGAAAAGCAGGTATATTTGAAACTCAAAACAGCAGCAGTACCAAAATGTTACACTAATCTCTTGGCCGAAAAGAAGGTATATGGTATACATTTTTTTACCAATAGCTCCTTGAGAAACTTCCAACATATTTGTTACTTGGATGAGAAGCGAATTACGTGTTCACTTTGACCCTAATGATGCCAACACATTTGTTACTTCGATGAGAAGCCAATTATGCGAATTATGTGTTCACTTGGACCCAAATGATTAATTAAGTCTATTTTTGATTGTCAGTATGAGTACGATGATTGGGCTTGCTGCTGAGACTGTGACGTTCACAGGAGGAGTGGACAAAACTAATTATGAGTATACATTTAAGAAATTGTATAACACAAAGGCAAGAGTTAATGCTCCAAATTAAGAACACGATTAATGCTCCAAGGTGATGTAATTCCTTATGTCTAATTATTTTAATGTTTAAACAAACATGAAATGTTTAATGTAGGTTCCCAGTCTGTTTTGAAGTGAAAGACCATGCTAGATCGATAGTTTTTGTGCCATTAGACAGTGGATACCACAAATGGGGGCAGTAGGCGTAATAGATGTTCAATGGGGGTTTTTCTCTCTGCAGCCTTCTTCCTCTACTCTCCATGTTCTACTTCTCTCCTTTTAAttcatcatcattttttttatattattattaatgGTTTCTTTTACAGATTTTGATATGGCTTCCGGATATGATGATTCTGAATACTGAAATAAAAACCTCAGGAACACTAAAtacgtaaaccctaattttggttctACTTTCAcatctttttcatttttctaGCTAATATACCTGAATGCTTGATTTGAAGTGGTGGGTTGTGGTTAATTAGCAGATTTAAGATATAAAAATTGCACTTTTTCTGATTAATACCTGAGTTTGTTTTATTAGGTCTGGGGATTTCAATACAAAGTAAAAAAGGTGAACGATTTTTGCAGTTGGTAAGCCTGAAACTTTTTCGTTCTGTCTTTTTGTTTCTCTGAATCAATAAACCCTAACCcatttgttttattttgcaggtacgattttttttttcttggacaGGGTTGAGAAGCATTACAAGTCCATGGTTTCTAATACTTTCCATGGTATGTATAAGCAATTGCATGTGAAGACAATATTTATTCACCGGTGTATATAAATATCTTACTGGATGTCACTGTAAGTGAGGATTGCAATACCTTCCAATATGTATGGTTTACTTCTGAAGTGTTTATGTATGAGAATGTATTCCTTCTGATTCATGCACTGTTCAGAGAAAATTACATCAGTAAATTGCAATGGATACTTTAGTGTACAAATGTTACTGAGTGCAAAACAAGAGTACCGGCAGATTGCTGCAAGTGCCAAAAACAGTAAGCATATCATATACCTAAACTAAAATGTTTTATTTGGATTATTGATATTGCAACATTTTTCTTATTTGTATTGATACAATAGAAAGTTTCAGATTTTTACATTCAATTTCCTTGAGATTTTTGTTTTCCACATCGTTTAGCTTTTTTTGTTActgatttttttgttgttattttttattGCCAGCAATAATGAATGTTTAAGAATTGACAGTGTGCACAACAAGAGAGTGAAGGTGATGAATCATAGTATTCAAGAAGGAAGAAAATAGAACCATGAAAATTATAAAGATATCTGATTTCACAAAACTTTAATGGGTTCAGTTCTTGGTGCTTGGGGTTTGATATCTGATTGTTATTTATATTTTATGTGTGTATACTTTTATAGGTCATAAGCTTAATTGGGTATAATATGTTCGTTTACTTCGTTCGCAGGggaaaacaaatgaaaataagaCAGTAAATGATGATGAGATGGGTAGTGGAATGATGCTGGAATAGCCAACAAGCCTTTTCCTGCATCCATGTTTCATAGATTACCAACAAGGTAATTATTCCTTCTACCTGGTCCCCAATTTCTTTTATACGAATCACATGATTTACGTTTATATTTCTTAAATTGTTGATGCTTACtgtgattccaagaagaaaattgaTTCAGCTTTATGCAAAGTCAGTTCTAATGATGGTAGGGTAGACTTGGTATGTAGTACCTAAAAATATTGGTTTTCTCTATCTTTAGATTTGGGAAGTCAAATTACATATTATCTTACATACTAATCCATTGAATGAGGTTTACTGTCATTACATGAACATGGTTTTGAGTCACTTTGGTTCTGAAAATCTGAAAAGAAAGCTAAGATGTAATACATTGGGTGCAAAGAGAATTACCGTTGTTGGATAACCAGGAAAGCATAGATTTGAAAGAAGCCATAATGAAGGTATAACTTTCATAGTCCGGCAAACTCATTTTcaagattttattatttttctggaGTGTGCAATAACAATTTTATGGTCTAATTTTACTGATGATATGGGAACTGGCTGCAAAGAAACTCATCAACTAGAGTAAGCTGTAAAGAAAGCGAATGGTTAACTGGGTAATCCTGAGATTTTCCCATCCTCCACCAGTGCTAAACATTAGCGGGACAAAGGATATTACCAGCAATTCGATTCTCTGGAGCAACAGTAAGCACAAACCTCAAATATTAGCTTCTTTTCATAATATGTCGTTGTTAAAGTGAACCAAGTTAATGTTGTCTgactaatttggttgtgtatttaaaTAAATTCATGTACAACAACTTTTGCAGGAAGTGTTATTAGCAGCAGGTGGATTCTTTGAGCAACGAGTTTGTGCAGTAACTACTAAAAGCCACACTGAAAAAACAATGGTTTAAAATCTCAATGTCCCTGAAACGATGGCTTACCAACCTTTTCAgcaggttatatatatatatatatatatataaaaaaaaaatagatgctATGCTATGTAACTAAAATGATGCTTTGTAAAGAAAACTAAAGTTTTACCAAACAGTAACGTGCTGTAATGGCGAGCTTGattgctgatagacacatttttgtgtctaatttgtcctcaatgtccgtattgttggaactctatttttgtactaatattgtgtttttatgtatttttaggaaataaacatttttggaaaattcggctcgaaaaattgattttggcacccggaggacaagtgttattcggactctcgcttttggataaggggtaacctaattactaaggggaacccctaggtcacccccaaggcagctgctattctcacccctactctggatagggggataccaaTTTCTTCcctatttgaaacgattttggcgggaatattgcatgcagacgctgcagattttggagttgaattctcgggttgtttaacgagattcaatcgctgtaaatgattgggatgggcctgaatacactagaccggattagtatggtcaattttatcgagcaaaatgggccagaAAATTCGTGGGATGAAGATAAAGCTAAACAGGTAAGAGAAGATAATATCGATTCTGTTTGATTCTAACTTGGAATTTACGTGGCCAATTAGTTAGAGAATATCTTGTCTTTGATTGTTGCTCTATCTTAGGAAGTTTTACAACCAACAGACGCGTGAAGAGcgaacacccgattttcattattatctccatttcatcatttgtacacctcttttgagcaatgaaaaattcctttgagcgtgtttccaatatgcggagttagaacccatcactgggacgacggaggaggccgagctttatacatgggtaattttcttaattctttttaagacttttgcattaaaaattaattgaaatatgatttaattaaattggttgttatttgattagatgggtcatgcttagcttaggtgatttgatgttccatgcttaacatttacaatcaatgttttgagaatctactttggcaaaataagagtccatataatttatgttttgagagattattgttgagaataaatcattgagccctatgttatgaaaattggccgaatcattagtaccagtacctctcaccattgttaatatttttattgtatatattatttttttattaagtctaaaaaaaatcatccttcacaagtccgagagtttgaacctcactaCTACAACCCCATTAAATCAATAATCAATTGCTCCATATGCAACGCTAACTTCAGACAACATTTCATTGAATCTAATTAATATTATTGCAGTTTTTGGACTATTAATATATCTGCACCGTCACttcctttatttgtttttatttgattttaaaaCCTCTTAGTTGAAGAAATGTTCTCATCTAATAAATAACACCAAATCAAATTTTCAGAACATTTGGTCTTCAACACCCAAGTTCATCTACTGTCAGTTCCCGTACTGCAGGTTCAAATGCGGActtggggcgaggcgaagccgagctttaccaaatcaaatgcgGACTtgggcgaagccgagctttaccaaatcatatcgggacgggacgaagccgagctttaccaaataaaaaatatggtTCAAAGAAAGAGGCGTTGATGCATAGTATTTGTAGTTTGTATTTGCATATTAAATTGGTGAACCAAGTGTGAGAAGTTGTccgcgtagcacgggcacaaaatcttgTTTGTTTATGATAACTGCATCTTTTCAAGTGGAATGGGCGGGGTCAAGGCTTCGAGTTATAAGTCTGGTCACAGCTTACTATTAATGATATTTAGGGTCGAGTGATAAAAATTCTTGGTCAAATTTTGAGAGAAAAAACACAAAACAGTTGAATTTAGGTACCCATGAGCAATAAGTCGCATGTCACATTCTAGGCCACTGGGCCACTTTAGGTTACAGTTACAATGTTTGGGCCACACTGAATTTTTTAACCAGTGTACCAGAGTGAATGGTAATAGTAGAGGAGTGTGTATTAACCAGTTGACTTGTCTTTGCAATTATCTTCCAGCAagatgttgggaaaattggcatcCCGAACGCAGCGGAACACGTGATCACAAGGGTAATATGAaccaaatatgggagaaataataagagagagacagaagataaataaatacacaaccacaatacaagatatacgtggttcacctttacaggccaCATTTActgccaacaccaccagaaaaacttccattaaatcgaagaccattacatgctctttccgcaacccaagacaagaccaaagagttaacaagacatacccgagaacaccattgaagaaactGTAGTTGTAAGAAGTTATACATCCCACATCTAACATTCAAGATGAAGAGATAGCATGATAAGTAAGTAAAGAGACATttaagaacacaagatatacgtggttcagcaTGATTACCTACATCTACGGGGATGAAAGGATGATCGTATTACTTCTTTCAAGTTACAATGGTGATAGCTCTCAACACTACTTAGTCTCTCTCCTTACTCACATATAAATCACTTGCCTTTCTCTCTACACAAAGATGTTTATTTATAGGTTGGGGTGCTCATGCAACAAGGTTACAGTGTTGGTCTTATTCTATCGACTATGATGGTCCTGCTGGATGGGTGTAGGTACCTTCTCCCGATATATGATGCCCGATCCTATAGGTAGCCAAGATATGTTCTTCTCGAGATATCCTTGCTTACAACGTCTGATCGCCTGCTATCCCCGATTATAATGACTCTGTCCTCTCTATCTTTACTCGATATTGGTGATTTACCCGATCCGAGCCTGCCAACTTCTGTACTTGGGTCCACCATGATTTGACCTCTCTGTTTCTTCGCGTGCTTTATCTATTGCATTTAATTCCTTGTCCCCGATTGAGTTTGAATATGATCTTTAGTCTACACGTGGTTATCTCTCCCGCACATGCAGTAGATACTCGCTTTTACTGTACCGGATATGATAGAGCGATCCTATACTTCGACTTGCTCAGTTTCCCGATGTATCATTACCTTGGACTGTGCCACCTGTGCTTGTTACTTGATTGCTACTACATAAATCATAGTAACCAACTCTCTAACATTCACCAAACCATCCTCGTCTCTTCTCTTCTACCCCGTCTTCACAGTTGCCACTAACAAAAGAGAAatatggaaacactagaaacctGGTTTTGggcaaagccccaaaccctaaacactagaacaccaaaatcctctctctacaagtttttctctcacaacGACATCGACCTTCAGGGTAGCACGCGACCTTCCCTAACAAAGAGACCATGATTTACCATTCTTCTGGGTTTGATGtctacaaacctacaattctagtcatatatatatatatatatttacaaacttggccaccaagtatTAATCTCCTATTAGGAAACTAAACTCTTTCCTAAACTCTATATGACCTAGATTAGAAAAACCATCTCAATGTGGAAAAGGACCAAAACAGGAAATCCACTTATTTCCTAACACAAGATATACCActagtagaattttttttacttGATATCCAGTAAGAAGAAACTGCACCAAATTTCTCAGCAAAAATCTGATACCCCAGATGATTTTTCGTAATCCCAAATCTCCAACACCACTTAGCTAGTAAAGCAGTGTTCATTTGTTTGAGATGTTGGAGAATTATGTGGAACTCTTTCTGTTTTGAAGGTTCACCTAATAGTGTGCTATGGTTGAAGCTAAAGGAACTCAAAGACTTGCTCAAGAGGTGGGAACAAAGAAACTTTTGAGCATACTAAAGATTAACAACATTCTGTCTGAAATTCAAGTTATTGACAATGCTGTAGAAGATGTCAATTTACTTGAAGAACAATTGCAGAACAAGTTAAACTTTAAAGCTGAGTATGAAAAAGTTTTTATTACAGAGGAGACTGCCCAGAGAATCATGTCCAAAACTAATTGAATTAAAGAAGGAGACAGAAATACAATTAATTTTATGAGAATTGCTTCCGCCAGAAAAGGATATAATGGAATTAGGCAATTTTATATTGATGGAAATTTAACATCGGACAAAGCTAAGTTGCAGAATTTTGAGAATCCTCAAAAATCATGCATCCTATCTAGCTAGGTCAGGTGTAATTCATACCCTATCCAAAATCTTGTACAATTTTTCTtcgataaaaataaaactaaaactaaaaataaaatcatGTACAGTTCTCATACTCAACCTAATGGGTGTAAGATTTTTGACAATCATATGATTGTTTGAATAAAGAAGAAATGCTTAGCTATAGCAGATTTTGGCTCTTAGATATTGACATGTAGATCAAAACTAAGATGAATATCATTATCAGTGATTATGATAAATTAAACTACATATCAAAATCATAAcacaaaataaaagataaaatgagaGACAAAtcgatatacgtggttcggcactaacgcccaCGTCCACGGAGAAACCCCGTAGGATGAATTAGATTACTGATCAATACTTAAGATGATTGAGTGATTTACATTTACATTAAACTCCTAGTTATAGAGTTTGCCGAGTTTACTAAACCTAGGAGATAATACAATGCGTTATCTCTTGTTTAACTAGGTATTACATTTGTAGATAACTGATTACGTAATTATCTAAATAAACTGCACACGGTCTTCACGGCTACATTAGCTCACTACACGTTCTCACCTTGACATATCCTGTAGATTGACTAAATATTCCAAcaccccctcaagttggacacgGAGGGAATTGAAGTGTACAACTTGAACTGAACAAAAATGCACTTCATACGATCTAATATTGAGTCATTCCTAGAAACTCTCTTGAACAGCAACACCGGAATGCTTGAATGGTAACACCGAAACATAGTCTTCGTCGTATGGATTCCTCACTCTATAACTGGAACATCTATGGAGTAGTTACTTGAGATGCAACAGTACCCCGCTGGTGAATGAATTTTGATCTTAGCAGAAGCTTTTAACTCCACCATTTAGCATTGTCCAGATGATGTGACATAGACAATGCATATGACATAAACGTAAGAAATGGATTTGATTGATCAAATCTGAAACTGTAGAAGATATTGAAATTATTATCCTCAACATGTTTGGAAAGCAAACGATAACATGTTTGGATTGAATTAACTTCCCGGGTGTTGGGAAATATATTTCGGGAATAAAAAGAGTTTCGGATATAAACGAATATATATATTTGgatatcaaagaatatattcagAATTGGATTTGTATTCCGAATGTTTTTGACTTTGGTGAAATAAAACAACTTCGAGTGAAGTTTGGAATATGTGctccaaaacagaaaatgcacacAAAAAACAAACCATAATGGCAGAAGCATAGAAAGATTGCTTTAACTGTTAACAGAGAACATGAATACCATTTCATTAGGTATAtaagaaaaatataagaaaaatgattaaaaaatcATTGATCAGAAATGATCAGTAACATCAAGTTTTGCTTCCTGGATTGCATGATCAGGAGTACAAACAAGtggttagagaaaatgagtttatagtGATGGATGTGAAGACcagaagaataaaaatgaaaacctCTGGTGTTTGATATCCACAAAACAAAAAGACGACAGATAGCGATTCCGACGAAGTTATAGGAAAACGGTGAAATAATGGATCGATATATTGATATATCCAAAAATAacggaatttttttgaaaaataacttGATTACCAAAAATTGATTGAAGATTCTCAGGGAAAAAATTGAGATTTGAGACAAAATTAATGATCGATGAACGAGAATGTCAAAGCACTTCACGCTTTAAAGTTCAAACAGATCGACCACAAAGATtaccgaaaaaaaaacaaacaaaccagtAACTATGATAAACTAATTCATGGAGAATGCAAACATGAAAAACGTAAGCATATCTTGAAAGATTGACCTCTCTAGGAGGAGATAtatttgtaaggtctaaagacaGATTGATACGTTTATACCAGGAGCAACAAGATCATTGAACCAAACAAGAAAAATTGGTCACTGTTGTGGTTCCGTGACAGAGATGATGAGCACCGTTGACGAACATGAAGGTGCAGTGATATAATTTTGAGATCCAATAATGGTATATCCAGGAACATCCGAATTGTTGCAACAAAATTAGATGACAATCAGTGATGACCCGATATTTTAAGATATAAAGTGAAATAGTTATTATAGTACTTTGATGCAAAGTCAAAAACTAAATAGTACTCTTTGATCAAAGGAAgtccatgagaatattattttgatCACTAATTCAATATATGATCAAACCTTTACGAGCTGTTAAAGGTAAAATAGACATAACAAAAAATATTGATAAATTTCCTTCCGGGAAATGAAGACAAACCACTAAGGTTGAATTGGTGATGATCTTTAAAGCTAAAATCGATAGAAGAAAAACTGAAATTAGCTAAGAATGAAAAAAAATCTGAAACAATGAAAATAGATTGTGGAAGCGATTGGATCGAGAGTATTTCTGTTCTGATACCATCTTATATTTTGATACGTAGATCAAAACTAAGATGAATATCATTATGGAAATCAGTGATTATGATAAATTAAACTACATATCAAAATCATAACACAAAGTAAAAGATAAAATGAGAGACAAACCGATATACATGATTCGACACTAACGCCCACGGAGAAACCTCGTAGGGTGAATTAGATTACTGCTCAATACTTAAGATGATTGAGTGATTTACATTTACATTAAACTCCTATTTATAGATTTTGCCGAGTTTACTAAACCTATGAGATAATAAAATGCGTTATCTCTTGTTTGACTAGGTATTACATTTGTAGATAACTGATTACGTAATTATCTAAATAAACTACACACGGTCTTCACGGCTACATTAGCTCACTACACGTTCTCACCTGTTAGTTAATAAGAGCAAGTAGAAAGAGGAAATCGAGCAAGTAACATACTCTATGAAACTGTCATATTCAAGGCCCTTCTTTTTGTACCCGGTTTTATCATACTTCGAGATGAGCAAATTCATGATGGTTGGGGAAACTCTGAAACCAAGCGCTCCTAGAGCCCTATGTAACtatcaaaaatcaattttcccACTTCGGTTCGTATCAAATCGTTGAAAGGTTGTCAAGTTTTTGGTAATCTCTTCTCTCTCTTTTCATTCATCACGCCGTAACTTATATAAGACCAGACTTGTTTTACAAGACACAAACCCTAGACACCGATTACGTGAGTCTCAAGTTTGCTACTCACTTAGACAGACCATCTACATGGACTGACCACTTTGGTCTCAGAATCCAGACCGATTACGTAGGTCTCAAGACACAGTCTTGAGCCCAAACACTACGTATCTcctaataccccccctcaagaaggagcatgcaggtcacaaatgcccatcttggacaaaagaccttgaaatTGTGCTTTCCCTAaggatttggtgaagatatctgccaATTGCACCGCCGTAGGAGTGTAAGAAGGTGATATAATCTTCTTTATTATAGCATCCCTGACAACATGACAGTCCACCTCTATATGTTTGGTTTGTTCATCaaaaactggattctgagcaatgtATAATGATGACTGACTATCACAAAGGAGCTTCATTCCATGCGTATGACGAACCCCCAAATCACcaagtaattgtttcaaccactTCAACTCACATGTAGCTGCCGCCATGGACCTGTATTCTTCTTCAGCGGAACTCCGAGAAACAGTTTgttgcttctttgtcttccaagacactggtgaatTCCCAAGGagaacaaaccatcctgtcaatgAACGTCTAGTCAAAGGGAAACTTGCCCAATCTGAGTCACACCACCCATGTAAACTTAGAGTACTATCAGAACGCAACAAAAtaccttgcccaggattcttcttcaaatatctaaccacacgaagtGCTGCCTCCCAATGCTCTATTATCGGTTGTTGCATAAACTGTGACAGCGTATGCACTGAGTAAGTAAGATCGGTTCTGGTCACTGACAAATAAATCAGTCTACCAATCAGTCTTCTATACTTCTCCACATCATTGAACAAATCTCCCTTCACCAAAGCAATtcgatgattagtttccattggaaactcagcaggtttttctcccaataaacctgtttccatgataatatccaaTGCATATTTCCGCTGGCATATATAAAAACCTTGtttactgcgagctatctccaagcccagaaaatatttcaattttcccaaatctttcatcttgaaacagtATCCCAAGTATGATTTAAATTTATTAATCTCCACTAGATTATTccctgcaacaatcaaatcatctacatacac
This DNA window, taken from Papaver somniferum cultivar HN1 chromosome 3, ASM357369v1, whole genome shotgun sequence, encodes the following:
- the LOC113356078 gene encoding probable calcium-binding protein CML49 encodes the protein MAYGGYSSHRQHVYYGAQPYDGDFSDNYGSYYYSNRQQSYPQVSERNYYSNSDQECVELTAKFQQVQLPSIGGYVRTNSNKQQHGMLSPFSAMLPSAFPKGTNPEIVKCFKMVDQDKSGFVDDKELQKALSSCNQSFSLRTIHLIMQLHTNNPNTRKIGPKEFIDVYQSLQNWREAFERFDTDRSGKIDSCELQRALGALGFRVSPAIMNLLISKYDKTGYKKKGLEYDSFIECCLTVKGLTDKFRENDISCTGVVTFTYEEFMMVVLPFLMI